The DNA sequence TGGAAATTCAATTAGAGCTCTTTGCAAGTACCTATTTAATTTAGATAATGATTTTATTTCAAAATTAGAAATACCAACAGGTAATCCTTTGGTAATTGAGCTAAATAATGAGAAAAAAGCTATAAGTGCTAAATATTTAGACTCAGATAGAGCTAAAGATCTTTTAGTTTTTTGAAAATTTCTAAATTAGTTAGATGATAAAAATTTTGTTTGCTTTCATATCCATGTAAATCTTTGGTATCAATCAATTTGTTCCAAATTTTAGAGATTGAAAACTTTTCATTAGTTTCATTTTTAAACAAATTTTTACTCAATATCTGACAGCCGATGTAAATGTAATTTTTATCTAATTCCTTAGTAATAAGGTTATTTTCTAAATTGAAATCACCATTTAAATTTTTATCAAAACTTAAATTTTTATTTACTAATAAAAGAATATTTTTTAATTTTTCACTAAAATAGAATTCTTCCATTTTATTAATTTCATCAAAATACTCTTTTGTCCAAACAGTGTCAGGATTAAAAACTATAAAATCATCTTCATTAGAATGTTTAATTAAATTTAAAATACCACCTCCAGTATCTAGAATATCTTTTCCATCTTCTATAATTTCAATATCAATATCAAAATTGTTATCTTTAAAAAATTTTGAAAAATGATCTTTTAAATAAAATGAATTTATTAAAATTTTATTAATACCCAAACTTTTAATCAATTGGATACATTTTTCTAACATTGTTACATTATGTAACTCTAATAATGGTTTGGGTGTATCTAATGTTATTGGGTTTAATCTTTTTCCATATCCTGCACATAATATTAACGCTGTATTTATTTTCATAATTTAATTGATAAATTTTGGAAAATTATTTTTTAATAATAATTTTAAATCCATAAAAATCTTATTCTGTTTTAATCTGTAATCTATCATTTCCCATGCATAAGGGATTAATTGAATATATTTTTTTTTATTATCTCTATAAGCAAGCCTTGTAAAAATTCCAATGATTTTTAAATTTCTTAGAACTGATAGTATTTCAAAGTCTTGTTTAAATTTAATTAAGTTAATTTTCTTATTGGTTTTTATGTAATAATCAAAAATCTTTTTTTTTAATCTGTTATTGGATTTAAATCTAACATCATCTATCAATGATGCTAAATCATAAGCTTTATTTCCAATAATAGCGTCTTGATTGTCAATTAAGCTAATTTGATTTTTAAAATACATTAAATTTGAAACATGAAAATCCCTATGTACAAAAGTAACGTTTTTATTATTAAGTTTAGATAATAATTTATTTATCTCGTTTTTAAATTTTTTTTTGAATAAAGATTTATTTTTATTTAATTTTTTTTCGACATACCAATCACTAAAAAGTTTTGCTTCATTATATAAAATTTTATTTTTATATAATTCAAGTTTATAATTTTGATTTAAAAAATTTTTTATCTTTTTAGTTTTTATACTTTGTAATTTATTCAATATATGAATAATATTTTTAAAAAATGAATACTTATTTTTCTTTTTATTTTTTAAAATTTTAAATAATGAGACATTTCCGAAATCCTGAATTTCAATGAAGTTTTTTTTATAATTATGGCAAATCAGATTTGGTGCAGAAATTTTATTTTTTATTAAAATTTTGTTGACCGCATCATAAATTAATAAATTTTTCTTTTTTTCTTTTTTTGCATAAACAACTATAGAGTTATTTTTTTTACTTCTATAAAAAGTTCTGAATGATGCATCTCCTTTAATTTTTTGTAAATCTTTTGAAATTTTCATTCTAGTCTATTCTTAATCAATACCTGTGATTTCAACACTTCTATTATTTAGCTCATTTTCATAGTTAAATCTTAATACAATAATTTTTTCCTGAATATCTTTAACTAACTCTGGCCACTCAACAAAAGTAATTAAATTATTATCTTTTTCAAATATATTTAGATCATTAGTATCTCTTTTATTTTTAATCCTAAATAAATCGTAATGTTTTATCTTCTTAGAACCTACTTGATATTCATTTAATAAATTAAATGTTGGACTTGAAACTTCTGTAATTGGAAAATCTGAACTTTTTTGAAATTCATTAATCAAATATTTTATAAATGTAGTTTTGCCTACACCCATTTCACCATACAAAAATATAATTTCTCCACCTTGCAAAAAATTTTTAAAACTTTCTGCTAAAACTTTTGTTGTTTCTTCTGAACTTATATCGATCTTGCTATTTTTAATAGCGATAGGCATCTGGTTTGAATGGGCCTTCTGTTCCAACACTTATGTAATCAGCTTGTTCTTTTGATAATTTTGTTAATTTAGCCCCAACTTTTTTTAAATGTAATGTGGCTACTTTTTCATCCAAATGTTTTGGTAAAACGTAAACTTTGTTTTCATAATTTTTATGATTATGCCAAAGTTCTATTTGAGCAATTACCTGGTTGGTAAAAGATGCACTCATTACAAAACTTGGGTGTCCAGTTGCACATCCTAGATTAACTAATCTTCCCTCAGCCAAAAGAATAATTCTTTTTCTACTTGGCAATTCAATTTCATGTACCTGTGGCTTAACTTCTGTCCATTTATAATTTTTCAATGCCTCAACTTGAATTTCATTGTCGAAATGTCCAATATTGCATAAGATTGCTCTATCTTTCATATCTCTCATATGATCAGCTGTAACTATATCTTTATTTCCAGTTGCTGTAACAACTATGTCTGCTCTACTAATAGCTTCTTCCATTAAAACTACTTCATAACCTTCCATAGCTGCCTGAAGTGCACATATAGGATCTGCTTCTGTAACAAGAACTCTAGCACCACTTTGTCTTAGAGATGCAGCACTTCCTTTTCCAACGTCGCCAAAACCAGCAACTATTGCAATTTTACCCGACATCATAACATCAGTAGCTCTTCTGATACCGTCAACTAAACTTTCTCTACATCCATATAAGTTATCAAATTTAGATTTGGTTACAGAGTCATTAACGTTTATTGCAGGAACTAATAGAGAATTGTCTTTCTCCATTTTATTTAACGCTTTAATTCCAGTTGTAGTCTCCTCTGAAACACCTTTTATATCTTTCATTAAATCTTTGTATTCATTGTGTATGATGGCAGTTAAATCTCCCCCATCATCTAATAACATGTTGGGTTTCCAATCAGGTTTTCCAACTATTGTTTGTTTAATACACCATAAGTACTCTTCTTCTGTTTCACCTTTCCAGGCATAAACAGGAATTCCAGCTTTTGCTATTGCTGCTGCTGCATGGTCTTGTGTAGAAAATATATTACAAGATGACCATCTTACTTCTGCTCCAAGATCTACCAATGTCTCAATTAGGACTGCTGTTTGAATAGTCATATGAAGACATCCAATAATTCTAGCACCTTTTAAAGGTTTTTCTTTTGAATACTCTTCTCTTAATGCCATTAAACCCGGCATTTCGCTTTCTGCGATAGAAATTTCTTTTCTTCCAAATTCAGCTTGGGAAATATCTTTTACTTTAAAATCATCCATAGCGAGCTTTATACATTTAAGTTCTATTTTATCAACTAAAGATTACAAACTAGGAAATTGTATTTCTATCAATGCTCCTTGCTTATCTAGCCTATTAGATGCTTCGATTTTTCCATCATGAAGTTGGACTAAATTTTTTACAATATTCAGACCTAATCCTGAATGCTCACCAAAATTTTCTGGTCTATTGCTGTAAAAACGGTTAAAAATTTTTGTAGTATCTTTCTCTTTAAATCCCTGTCCTTCATCTAAAATTTTAACTGTAACTTTTTTTTCTAATCCATTTGAAACGTTTACAGTTACCTTGCTACCATCGTCACTAAATGAAATAGAATTATCTAATAAATTTGCAACGATTTGTTCAATCCTATTTTCAATTCCATTAATTAGATACTCTGACTTTCCATCGTTTTGATAGTTTATACTTATATTTTTTTTGAATTTATAAATGTTATTATAATCATCAACAACAGATTGAATAATTGGTTGTATATCTAATTTTTTCATTTGCTCTTTACTAAGAGCAACTTCATCTTTCAACATTTGTGAATAATCTGTGATTAATCTTTCAATTCTTTGTACATCGTGGGTAAGAATATCTAAAAGCTTATTCTGTTGATTTATATCTTTTGTATCTTTTAAAATTTCTGATGCACTTTTTAAAGATGCTAGAGGATTTCTTATTTCATGCACTAAGTCTGTTGAAAAATTTTCTGCATGAGAAATTCGTTTTTGTAATTCATTAGTCATATCCTCCATAGAATTAGATAATAATCCTAATTCGTCATTTCTATTCTTCAAATTTTCAATTCCTGTTTTACCAGGATTTTTTTCTTTTACTCTGATTGTGTATCCAACTAAATTTTGAATTGGTTTAATAAAATATCTACTAAGTACAAAAGAAAAAATTAAAATTACAAAACCAACTGATATTGCCGTTCTAATTACAAATGCTCTTCTTTCATCTATAGCTGTTTTAATTTCATTTGCGTTCTCAGAGATAACTATGAAACCTAAATCATTTTCATCACTTTTTACATTTTTTACTGTTGTAACTTTAAATTGATTTAAATTATCTTCTGTAAAAGTATAATAATTTCCATAGTTATCTGAATTGTTATACCTTTCTAACAAATCTTTAAATGAAGCTTTTGTTTCATTATTTTGAAAAGAATTATTTTCTTTGTTTTCATCTTCCTTAACTTCATCACTTAAACTTTCAAATTCAATTTTATCTAATCGTGTTGAAAAAGATCGTGGATCAAGATCTAAAGTATCGGTATCACCAATTAATTCTAATTCTTTATCAAAGAAAATAACTCTGTCTAAATTTTGAAAAATAAATCTTGTAGAAAATAAAAATTTTCTAATATCATTTTCCTGAAATTTTATATTTAATCTTTTAATATTATCAGTCGTATTATTAATAATATTAATATGATCTTCAGATTTTTTTTTTAATAAACTTGGTTCAATATTCGTAAGATAAGTAAGTGTAAATAAACCAATAATTGTAAATATTACAAAGTTTATGAAAAGAAATTTTTTAAGTATAGAAAGTGTCTTTAAGTATTTACTAAACATCAGCTAACATTCCATCTATATCCACTACCATATCTAGTTTCAATAGCTGAAAAATCAGGATCTACTTTTTTGAATTTTTTTCTTATTCTTTTCACGTGACTATCAATAGTTCTATCTTCAATATCCGTATCTTCTCTGTAAGCAATGTCCATTAGTTGGGCTCTTTCTTTGATGATCCCAGGCCTTTTTGCCAATTCTTTAACAATTAAAAACTCAGTAGTTGTTAATTTATCTGGTAACTGTTTGCCATTCCACTCACATTCAAGCTGAGATGGGTCAAGTTTTAATCTACCATGTGAAATTAAGCTTTTATTTTCTTCTAATGAATTGTTTGAATCTTTTTTTCTTAATTGAACTCTTATTCTTTCAATCAAAACTTTAATTGAAAATCCTCCAGATTTTTTTACAAAATCATCTGCACCTAATTTTAATCCAAGTAACTCATCAATTTCATCATCCTTAGATGTTAAAAATATTACAGGCAGAGAGGTTTTTTTTCGTAATTTTTTTAATAATTCTTCTCCATCCATTTTTGGCATTTTAATATCAATGACTGCTAAGTCAGGTGGCATTCTAGTAAGACCGATTAATGCACTCTCTCCATCAATATATGTTTGAACTTTGAATCCCTCTTTTTCTAAGGCAATACTAAGACTAGTTAGTATGTTTCTGTCATCATCAATTAAAGCTATAGTTTGTGTTTGCATTTTTATGTTTTATATAAAAATATTAAATTGTTCTAAATTAGGCAATCGAATATAATTAGTGAAGCATTCCCCAATTATCACCAACATTTACATCAACTGTTAAAGGGGTAGAAAAGGAATGATAATCACTTTGAGTAACACTGGTCATCTCATTCTGTATTAACTTGACCATTGCCTTTTCCTCTTTTTTTGGGACTTCAAAAATAAGCTCGTCGTGTATTTGAAGAAGTATTTTTGATTTCAAATTTTTTTCTTCATTTAATTTTTTATGTAATCTGATCATTGCTAACCTCATAACTTCAGATGCTGACCCTTGTATTGGAGCATTAATTGCTGCTCTCTCTTGAAAATTTCTTACATTAAAATTTTTATCATTTATTCCATTAAAATGAGATCTTCTTCCGAATATGTTATTTACATAGCCACTTTTTCTACAAAACTTAATTGTGCTATCCATATAAAATTTAATTTCGGGAAATTTAGCAAAATAAGCATTAAGAAATTCTTCTGCTTCATAATTAGAAACATTTATTTGTTTGGCTAAACCATACTGAGAAATTCCATAAATTATTCCAAAGTTAATTGCTTTAGCCTTCCTTCTGTGATCTTGATTTACCTTTTTGATATCAATATTAAATATTTGGCTAGCCGTTAATGAGTGAATATCCTCGTTATTTTTAAAAGCTTTTTTAAGTTCTTTAACATCTGCAAGGTCTGCTAAAATTCTCATCTCAATTTGATTATAGTCTGCTGATATCAATAAATGATCTTTTTTAGCCTTAAACGCTTTTCTTATATCTTTTCCATCTTCAGATTTAATTGGAATATTTTGCAAATTTGGATCACTTGAGGCCAATCTGCCTGTTGTTGTTGCTGCCAATAAAAAAGATGTATGAACCCTTTTTGTATTTGGATTAATATGCTCTGGCAAAGCATCGGAGTAAGTATTTTTTAATTTTGAAACCTGTCTCCAATCTAATACTAATTTTGGAAATTCATGACCTTTGAAGGCTAAATCTTCTAAAACACTTGCGCTTGTTGCAAAACTTCCCTTTTTTGTTTTTTTTGTCCCTGTAATCTTAAGATCATTATAAATAATTTCTCCTAATTGTTTTGGTGAAGCAATGTTAAATTCTTTCTTTGAAATCTTGAAAACTTCTTTTTCAATTTTTTTAATTTTCTTATCAAATTTAGAGGAAAGAGAATTTAAAAATTTACTATCTACTTCAACACCTTCAATTTCCATAAATGCGAGTATTTTAATTAGTGGTTTTTCAAAAATCTCATAGATATTAAATAATTTTTCAGATTTTAAACTTTTGACAAATTTTTTATATAACCTGAAGGTAACGTCTGCATCTTCTGCTGCGTAATTTTTTGCTGTTTCTAATTCTACTTCACTAAAATTTATTTCTTTTTTGCCAGTACCAACAATTTCTTTAAATGAAATTGTTTTATGTCCAAGATGGATATCCGAAAGGGTGTCCATGTTATGTCTGTTCTTTCCAGCATCCAAAACATAGGACATAAGCATGGTATCTTCCATTGATGAAAGTGAAATGCCAAGTTTGTAGAGAACTATAAAATCAAATTTAATATTTTGACCAATTTTTTTAACACTTGGATCCTCTAATAAATTTTTTAATTTATTGATAACACTATCTTTATTTAAACAATCCTGAGATTTATGACCAACTGGGATATAACAAGCTTTTCCAATTTTTGAACAAAGTGAAATTCCAACTAAATCAGCCTGATGGGGATCTAACGAACTTGTCTCTGTATCGACAGCAACTTCCCCCACTTCCTCTGCTTCTTCTATCCACTCATCAATTTCATCAATATCCGTAATTAGATGATAGTCTTTATTATTTATTGGTTTTTGTTTTTCAGTAGATTTTAAATTATTTTCAGATCCAGATAACTTTGGTTCACCATAAGCTGAAATTGCAGAACTTAATAATCTATTAAATTCCATTTCTCTTAAAAATTTATACAGTTTATCTTTATCAACCTCTTTGAGTTTAAATTCTGTTAAGTTTTTATTTACTGGAGACTTGTTGTCTAGAGTCACAAGTTTTTTACTAATTAAAGCTTTATCTTTATTCTCTATTAAAGTTTCTCTTCTTTTGTTCTGTTTAATCTCATGGGCAGAGTCTAATAATTTTTCTAGATTGCCATACTTATTAATTAATTCTGCGGCTGTTTTCACTCCTATTCCTGGAACACCAGGTACATTGTCACTACTATCGCCTGCTAAAGATTGAACATCTATAACTTTTGAAGCATCAACACCAAACTTTTTAATCACATCGTCCTCTGTGATAAATTTATTTTTCATGGGATCAAAAATTCGAACGCCTTTTTTATAAAGCTGCATTAAATCTTTGTCGGATGAAACGATTGTAACTTTAGCTCCTTTTTTAAGAATTTGATCAACATATGTGGCTATTAAATCGTCAGCTTCATAGTTTGGTAAATCCACAGAAGGTAAATTAAATGCTAAAACTGATTTTCTAATATATTCAAATTGAGGTGCCAAATCATCAGGGGCTTCAGATCGATTTGCTTTATAATCACTATAAATTTCATTTCTAAAGGTCTTTCTGGCTGAGTCAAAAATTACTGCAAAATGAGTTGGTTTTTGTAAATTTTGATCAGATTTTGAATCCTCTAATAATTTAAACAACATGCTACAAAATCCACTAACAGCACCTGTAGGTAGCCCATCACTTTTTCTAGTTAATGGTGGTAGGGCATAATAAGCTCTAAAAATATAGCCAGAGCCATCAATTAAATAAAAATGATCTGTTTTTTGTATTTTATTCATGAGGATTAAC is a window from the Candidatus Pelagibacter ubique HIMB140 genome containing:
- a CDS encoding sugar phosphate nucleotidyltransferase, yielding MKINTALILCAGYGKRLNPITLDTPKPLLELHNVTMLEKCIQLIKSLGINKILINSFYLKDHFSKFFKDNNFDIDIEIIEDGKDILDTGGGILNLIKHSNEDDFIVFNPDTVWTKEYFDEINKMEEFYFSEKLKNILLLVNKNLSFDKNLNGDFNLENNLITKELDKNYIYIGCQILSKNLFKNETNEKFSISKIWNKLIDTKDLHGYESKQNFYHLTNLEIFKKLKDL
- a CDS encoding phosphotransferase, whose amino-acid sequence is MKISKDLQKIKGDASFRTFYRSKKNNSIVVYAKKEKKKNLLIYDAVNKILIKNKISAPNLICHNYKKNFIEIQDFGNVSLFKILKNKKKNKYSFFKNIIHILNKLQSIKTKKIKNFLNQNYKLELYKNKILYNEAKLFSDWYVEKKLNKNKSLFKKKFKNEINKLLSKLNNKNVTFVHRDFHVSNLMYFKNQISLIDNQDAIIGNKAYDLASLIDDVRFKSNNRLKKKIFDYYIKTNKKINLIKFKQDFEILSVLRNLKIIGIFTRLAYRDNKKKYIQLIPYAWEMIDYRLKQNKIFMDLKLLLKNNFPKFIN
- the tsaE gene encoding tRNA (adenosine(37)-N6)-threonylcarbamoyltransferase complex ATPase subunit type 1 TsaE, which gives rise to MPIAIKNSKIDISSEETTKVLAESFKNFLQGGEIIFLYGEMGVGKTTFIKYLINEFQKSSDFPITEVSSPTFNLLNEYQVGSKKIKHYDLFRIKNKRDTNDLNIFEKDNNLITFVEWPELVKDIQEKIIVLRFNYENELNNRSVEITGID
- the ahcY gene encoding adenosylhomocysteinase, translated to MDDFKVKDISQAEFGRKEISIAESEMPGLMALREEYSKEKPLKGARIIGCLHMTIQTAVLIETLVDLGAEVRWSSCNIFSTQDHAAAAIAKAGIPVYAWKGETEEEYLWCIKQTIVGKPDWKPNMLLDDGGDLTAIIHNEYKDLMKDIKGVSEETTTGIKALNKMEKDNSLLVPAINVNDSVTKSKFDNLYGCRESLVDGIRRATDVMMSGKIAIVAGFGDVGKGSAASLRQSGARVLVTEADPICALQAAMEGYEVVLMEEAISRADIVVTATGNKDIVTADHMRDMKDRAILCNIGHFDNEIQVEALKNYKWTEVKPQVHEIELPSRKRIILLAEGRLVNLGCATGHPSFVMSASFTNQVIAQIELWHNHKNYENKVYVLPKHLDEKVATLHLKKVGAKLTKLSKEQADYISVGTEGPFKPDAYRY
- a CDS encoding sensor histidine kinase, which gives rise to MFSKYLKTLSILKKFLFINFVIFTIIGLFTLTYLTNIEPSLLKKKSEDHINIINNTTDNIKRLNIKFQENDIRKFLFSTRFIFQNLDRVIFFDKELELIGDTDTLDLDPRSFSTRLDKIEFESLSDEVKEDENKENNSFQNNETKASFKDLLERYNNSDNYGNYYTFTEDNLNQFKVTTVKNVKSDENDLGFIVISENANEIKTAIDERRAFVIRTAISVGFVILIFSFVLSRYFIKPIQNLVGYTIRVKEKNPGKTGIENLKNRNDELGLLSNSMEDMTNELQKRISHAENFSTDLVHEIRNPLASLKSASEILKDTKDINQQNKLLDILTHDVQRIERLITDYSQMLKDEVALSKEQMKKLDIQPIIQSVVDDYNNIYKFKKNISINYQNDGKSEYLINGIENRIEQIVANLLDNSISFSDDGSKVTVNVSNGLEKKVTVKILDEGQGFKEKDTTKIFNRFYSNRPENFGEHSGLGLNIVKNLVQLHDGKIEASNRLDKQGALIEIQFPSL
- a CDS encoding response regulator transcription factor, which translates into the protein MQTQTIALIDDDRNILTSLSIALEKEGFKVQTYIDGESALIGLTRMPPDLAVIDIKMPKMDGEELLKKLRKKTSLPVIFLTSKDDEIDELLGLKLGADDFVKKSGGFSIKVLIERIRVQLRKKDSNNSLEENKSLISHGRLKLDPSQLECEWNGKQLPDKLTTTEFLIVKELAKRPGIIKERAQLMDIAYREDTDIEDRTIDSHVKRIRKKFKKVDPDFSAIETRYGSGYRWNVS
- the polA gene encoding DNA polymerase I, which encodes MNKIQKTDHFYLIDGSGYIFRAYYALPPLTRKSDGLPTGAVSGFCSMLFKLLEDSKSDQNLQKPTHFAVIFDSARKTFRNEIYSDYKANRSEAPDDLAPQFEYIRKSVLAFNLPSVDLPNYEADDLIATYVDQILKKGAKVTIVSSDKDLMQLYKKGVRIFDPMKNKFITEDDVIKKFGVDASKVIDVQSLAGDSSDNVPGVPGIGVKTAAELINKYGNLEKLLDSAHEIKQNKRRETLIENKDKALISKKLVTLDNKSPVNKNLTEFKLKEVDKDKLYKFLREMEFNRLLSSAISAYGEPKLSGSENNLKSTEKQKPINNKDYHLITDIDEIDEWIEEAEEVGEVAVDTETSSLDPHQADLVGISLCSKIGKACYIPVGHKSQDCLNKDSVINKLKNLLEDPSVKKIGQNIKFDFIVLYKLGISLSSMEDTMLMSYVLDAGKNRHNMDTLSDIHLGHKTISFKEIVGTGKKEINFSEVELETAKNYAAEDADVTFRLYKKFVKSLKSEKLFNIYEIFEKPLIKILAFMEIEGVEVDSKFLNSLSSKFDKKIKKIEKEVFKISKKEFNIASPKQLGEIIYNDLKITGTKKTKKGSFATSASVLEDLAFKGHEFPKLVLDWRQVSKLKNTYSDALPEHINPNTKRVHTSFLLAATTTGRLASSDPNLQNIPIKSEDGKDIRKAFKAKKDHLLISADYNQIEMRILADLADVKELKKAFKNNEDIHSLTASQIFNIDIKKVNQDHRRKAKAINFGIIYGISQYGLAKQINVSNYEAEEFLNAYFAKFPEIKFYMDSTIKFCRKSGYVNNIFGRRSHFNGINDKNFNVRNFQERAAINAPIQGSASEVMRLAMIRLHKKLNEEKNLKSKILLQIHDELIFEVPKKEEKAMVKLIQNEMTSVTQSDYHSFSTPLTVDVNVGDNWGMLH